From a region of the Gossypium raimondii isolate GPD5lz chromosome 10, ASM2569854v1, whole genome shotgun sequence genome:
- the LOC105775242 gene encoding MLO-like protein 13 isoform X2, translated as MSAEEESNSLEFTPTWVVAAVCFIIVLISIIAERGLHRLGKYLKHKKQDALFEALQKLKEELMLLGFISLLLTVFQGLVCEICIPAYFATSLLPCKRHSEEKTHEEYTSQAINNRRRLFSTDSGSDHCSREGKVPLLSREALHHLHIFIFVLAVVHVIFCVITMVLGGARIRQWKQWEELILKHGNEDTDHHHTFFARHAQGYWRRAAVVSWIMSFFKQFYDSVTKSDYLALREGFIRTQGHRNFDFHGYMIRTLEVDFKKIVGISWYLWLFVVVFLLLNVEGWHTYFWLSFLPVVLLLLVGTKLEHIITRLAQEVDVSEATQVKPSDTHFWFEKPGIVLHLIHFILFQNAFELAFFFWILCTYGFHSCIMERMSYIIPRLIMGVMVQVLCSYSTLPLYALVTLMGSQLKEGLFKEFVRSSLDKWFTERKGEASKHESTNTTQMDRMVKESYQSMPTGMSIAGETTLSITVQNSGPNP; from the exons ATGTCGGCAGAAGAAGAGTCCAATTCTCTCGAGTTTACACCAACCTGGGTGGTAGCTGCTGTCTGTTTCATCATTGTTCTCATATCTATTATCGCTGAACGAGGTCTTCATCGCCTCGGGAAG TACTTGAAGCACAAGAAACAAGATGCACTATTTGAAGCAttacaaaaattgaaagaag AGCTGATGCTATTAGGATTCATTTCCCTTCTATTAACTGTCTTTCAAGGTCTAGTATGTGAAATTTGCATCCCGGCTTACTTCGCAACTAGTCTGCTTCCATGCAAGAGGCATAGTGAAGAGAAAACTCATGAAGAATATACTTCTCAAGCTATAAACAATAGACGGCGCTTGTTCTCCACAGATAGCGGCTCAGACCATTGTTCGCGTGAG gGGAAGGTCCCCTTATTGTCACGGGAAGCATTACATCATCTGCACATTTTCATCTTTGTATTGGCAGTTGTTCACGTGATATTCTGCGTCATTACGATGGTTCTTGGAGGAGCAAGG ATACGACAATGGAAGCAGTGGGAAGAATTGATTTTGAAACATGGAAATG AGGATACCGATCATCATCATACATTTTTTGCACGACATGCACAAGGATATTGGAGAAGGGCAGCTGTTGTGAGCTGGATT ATGTCATTCTTCAAACAGTTTTATGATTCTGTTACCAAGTCAGACTACTTAGCACTTCGAGAAGGGTTTATCAGA ACTCAAGGTCATAGAAACTTTGATTTTCACGGTTACATGATTCGGACACTTGAAGTGGACTTCAAAAAGATTGTTGGCATAAG CTGGTACCTGTGGCTATTTGTGGTGGTGTTTTTGCTATTGAACGTGGAAG GGTGGCATACTTATTTTTGGTTATCGTTTCTCCCTGTCGTT CTTTTACTTCTCGTGGGAACCAAGTTAGAGCACATTATCACTCGCTTAGCGCAAGAGGTGGATGTGAGTGAAGCAACACAAGTTAAACCTTCCGACACACATTTTTGGTTCGAAAAGCCTGGAATCGTTCTTCACTTGATTcattttattctctttcaaAATGCATTTGAGCTTGCATTCTTCTTCTGGATATTG TGTACATATGGATTCCATTCATGCATCATGGAAAGAATGAGCTATATCATCCCTAGACTTATAATGGG TGTAATGGTTCAAGTTCTATGCAGTTACAGCACCTTGCCTTTGTATGCTTTGGTCACACTG ATGGGTAGTCAATTGAAGGAAGGACTGTTTAAGGAGTTTGTGCGGTCGTCATTGGACAAGTGGTTCACGGAGAGAAAAGGTGAAGCAAGCAAGCATGAGTCCACAAATACCACACAGATGGATAGAATGGTGAAAGAATCTTATCAAAGCATGCCAACCGGAATGAGTATCGCGGGAGAAACTACACTATCGATAACAGTGCAGAATAGTGGACCAAACCCATGA
- the LOC105775242 gene encoding MLO-like protein 13 isoform X1, translated as MSAEEESNSLEFTPTWVVAAVCFIIVLISIIAERGLHRLGKYLKHKKQDALFEALQKLKEELMLLGFISLLLTVFQGLVCEICIPAYFATSLLPCKRHSEEKTHEEYTSQAINNRRRLFSTDSGSDHCSREGKVPLLSREALHHLHIFIFVLAVVHVIFCVITMVLGGARIRQWKQWEELILKHGNEDTDHHHTFFARHAQGYWRRAAVVSWIMSFFKQFYDSVTKSDYLALREGFIRTQGHRNFDFHGYMIRTLEVDFKKIVGISWYLWLFVVVFLLLNVEGWHTYFWLSFLPVVLNGGVQLLLLVGTKLEHIITRLAQEVDVSEATQVKPSDTHFWFEKPGIVLHLIHFILFQNAFELAFFFWILCTYGFHSCIMERMSYIIPRLIMGVMVQVLCSYSTLPLYALVTLMGSQLKEGLFKEFVRSSLDKWFTERKGEASKHESTNTTQMDRMVKESYQSMPTGMSIAGETTLSITVQNSGPNP; from the exons ATGTCGGCAGAAGAAGAGTCCAATTCTCTCGAGTTTACACCAACCTGGGTGGTAGCTGCTGTCTGTTTCATCATTGTTCTCATATCTATTATCGCTGAACGAGGTCTTCATCGCCTCGGGAAG TACTTGAAGCACAAGAAACAAGATGCACTATTTGAAGCAttacaaaaattgaaagaag AGCTGATGCTATTAGGATTCATTTCCCTTCTATTAACTGTCTTTCAAGGTCTAGTATGTGAAATTTGCATCCCGGCTTACTTCGCAACTAGTCTGCTTCCATGCAAGAGGCATAGTGAAGAGAAAACTCATGAAGAATATACTTCTCAAGCTATAAACAATAGACGGCGCTTGTTCTCCACAGATAGCGGCTCAGACCATTGTTCGCGTGAG gGGAAGGTCCCCTTATTGTCACGGGAAGCATTACATCATCTGCACATTTTCATCTTTGTATTGGCAGTTGTTCACGTGATATTCTGCGTCATTACGATGGTTCTTGGAGGAGCAAGG ATACGACAATGGAAGCAGTGGGAAGAATTGATTTTGAAACATGGAAATG AGGATACCGATCATCATCATACATTTTTTGCACGACATGCACAAGGATATTGGAGAAGGGCAGCTGTTGTGAGCTGGATT ATGTCATTCTTCAAACAGTTTTATGATTCTGTTACCAAGTCAGACTACTTAGCACTTCGAGAAGGGTTTATCAGA ACTCAAGGTCATAGAAACTTTGATTTTCACGGTTACATGATTCGGACACTTGAAGTGGACTTCAAAAAGATTGTTGGCATAAG CTGGTACCTGTGGCTATTTGTGGTGGTGTTTTTGCTATTGAACGTGGAAG GGTGGCATACTTATTTTTGGTTATCGTTTCTCCCTGTCGTT TTGAATGGAGGTGTACAGCTTTTACTTCTCGTGGGAACCAAGTTAGAGCACATTATCACTCGCTTAGCGCAAGAGGTGGATGTGAGTGAAGCAACACAAGTTAAACCTTCCGACACACATTTTTGGTTCGAAAAGCCTGGAATCGTTCTTCACTTGATTcattttattctctttcaaAATGCATTTGAGCTTGCATTCTTCTTCTGGATATTG TGTACATATGGATTCCATTCATGCATCATGGAAAGAATGAGCTATATCATCCCTAGACTTATAATGGG TGTAATGGTTCAAGTTCTATGCAGTTACAGCACCTTGCCTTTGTATGCTTTGGTCACACTG ATGGGTAGTCAATTGAAGGAAGGACTGTTTAAGGAGTTTGTGCGGTCGTCATTGGACAAGTGGTTCACGGAGAGAAAAGGTGAAGCAAGCAAGCATGAGTCCACAAATACCACACAGATGGATAGAATGGTGAAAGAATCTTATCAAAGCATGCCAACCGGAATGAGTATCGCGGGAGAAACTACACTATCGATAACAGTGCAGAATAGTGGACCAAACCCATGA
- the LOC105776208 gene encoding uncharacterized protein LOC105776208 has product MRIISLSLHYCCSDSASYKGLAVILNKSSSPSPHKGKGPESAPPRITSNVKQNLQFLKLWKEFQKSKSSAPKPATSYRRKKVQKEELPEDIELYRDPTTTLYYTNQGLDDAVPVLLVDGYNVCGYWMKLKKHFMKGRLDIARQKLIDELITFSMLRGVKVVVVFDAMMSGLPTHKETFASIDIVYSGESCADAWIEKEVVALREDGCPKVWVVTSDHCQQHAAHGAGAFIWSSKALVSEIKASQKEVERMLQEQRSTSFQGKLLKHNLDTEVVDALKDLRRQLSENESC; this is encoded by the exons ATGAGAATTATCAGTCTTTCACTTCATTATTGCTGCAGCGATTCCGCTAGCTATAAGGGTTTGGCAgtcatcctcaacaagtcctcTTCTCCTTCTCCCCATAAG GGTAAGGGTCCTGAATCAGCTCCTCCAAGAATCACGTCCAATGTCAAGCAGAACTTGCAGTTTTTGAAGTTGTGGAAG GAATTCCAAAAGAGTAAATCTAGTGCACCTAAGCCTGCAACTAGTTATAGGAGAAAGAAGGTGCAAAAGGAGGAGCTTCCTGAAGACATAGAGCTTTATCGTGATCCTACAACGACCCTTTATTA TACCAACCAGGGTTTAGATGATGCTGTCCCTGTATTGCTCGTCGATGGTTACAATGTATGTGGCTATTGGATGAAGCTGAAGAAGCATTTTATGAAAGGGAGGCTTGACATTGCTCGCCAAAAACTAATAGATGAACTTATAACTTTTAGTATGCTAAGAG GGGTTAAAGTGGTTGTTGTATTTGACGCTATGATGTCTGGACTTCCTACGCACAAGGAAACTTTTGCCAG CATTGATATAGTTTACTCAGGAGAGTCTTGTGCTGATGCATGGATCGAAAAGGAG GTTGTAGCTCTGAGGGAGGATGGGTGCCCCAAAGTTTGGGTTGTGACTTCTGATCATTGTCAGCAGCATGCAGCACATGGAGCG GGAGCCTTTATTTGGAGCTCCAAGGCATTGGTTTCTGAG ATTAAAGCTTCACAGAAGGAGGTTGAGAGGATGCTTCAAGAACAAAG ATCTACTTCTTTTCAAGGTAAACTATTGAAGCACAATCTCGATACTGAAGTTGTTGATGCTCTTAAGGATCTAAGAAGACAGCTTTCTGAGAATGAGTCCTGCTAG